In the Euphorbia lathyris chromosome 5, ddEupLath1.1, whole genome shotgun sequence genome, one interval contains:
- the LOC136229266 gene encoding chloroplast envelope quinone oxidoreductase homolog, with product MAAKLMHAVQFDSYGGGAAGLKHVEVPVPTPKKDEILVKLEATSINPVDWKIQKGVLRPLFPRRFPYIPGTDVAGEVIDVGPAVKDFKTGDKVVTKLDHFTGGGLAEFAVAKESITVARPPEVSAAEGSTLLVAGLTAHQALTGPAGVKLDGSGKQTNILITAASGGVGHFAVQLAKLGNTHVTATCGARNIEFVKSLGADEVIDYKTPEGAALNSPSGRKYDAVVHCASGIPWSTFEPNLSENGKVIDITPNASALFTFAVKKLTFSKKQLIPLGLSAKRENLAYLVDLVKEGKLKVVIDSKYPLSKAEDAWAKSIDGHATGKIVVEP from the exons ATGGCCGCCAAACTAATGCACGCGGTTCAGTTCGATAGTTATGGAGGTGGAGCTGCTGGTTTAAAG CATGTTGAAGTTCCAGTCCCTACTCCAAAGAAAGATGAGATTTTGGTGAAGTTAGAAGCAACTAGTATAAATCCAGTTGATTGGAAAATTCAGAAGGGAGTATTGCGACCTCTCTTTCCGCGTAGATTCCCATACATTCCGG GTACTGATGTGGCAGGAGAGGTCATAGATGTTGGACCAGCAGTAAAAGATTTTAAAACTGGTGATAAAGTTGTGACTAAGCTTGACCATTTT ACCGGAGGTGGACTAGCTGAGTTTGCAGTGGCTAAGGAAAGTATAACAGTTGCTAGGCCTCCTGAAGTTTCTGCTGCTGAAGGGTCAACATTACTTGTTGCTGGTCTAACTGCTCATCAGGCTCTTACTGGGCCTGCTGGGGTCAAACTTGACGGGAGTGGCAAACAGACAAATATTCTGATCACTGCTGCCTCGGGTGGTGTAGGTCATTTTGCAGTTCAGTTAGCAAAGCTTGGAAACACACATGTAACAGCCACTTGTGGAGCCCGCAACATTGAATTTGTTAAAAGTTTAGGTGCTGACGAGGTTATCGACTACAAGACTCCAGAAGGGGCAGCTCTGAATAGCCCATCTGGTCGCAAGTACGATGCAGTTGTCCACTGTGCCTCTGGGATTCCTTGGAGCACTTTCGAGCCTAATTTGAGCGAGAATGGGAAGGTGATAGATATCACTCCAAACGCCAGCGCCTTGTTTACTTTTGCTGTGAAGAAACTTACCTTCTCTAAGAAGCAGTTAATTCCACTGGGCTTGTCGGCCAAGCGTGAGAACCTGGCATATCTTGTTGATCTGGTTAAGGAAGGGAAGCTTAAGGTAGTTATTGACTCAAAGTATCCATTGAGCAAGGCTGAAGATGCTTGGGCTAAAAGTATAGATGGGCATGCTACTGGCAAGATTGTTGTGGAACCTTAG